One window of the Xiphophorus couchianus chromosome 12, X_couchianus-1.0, whole genome shotgun sequence genome contains the following:
- the rtkna gene encoding rhotekin isoform X4, producing MFCRNQTTRATVARGSALEMEIRRGKFRKSDFLHTSSQDSDIQKKIDHEIRMRDGACKLLAACSQRDQALEAAKSLQTCSTRIMAYMSELQRMKEAQVMQNVPRRSSDAGPMDDRLPCKGKVAISDLRIPLMWKDTEYFKNKGELHRCAVFCLLQLGGEIFDTDMVIVDRTLTDICFDNTIVFSEASPGFELRVELYSCCSEDDYSAGSTPRKLASKLSSSLGRSAGKKLRAAMEPGACSPVSNGGAAPLLLPVPSVPGPKYHLLAHTTLSLSHVQDSFRTHDLTISGNEECSYWLPLYGSMCCRLAAQPHCMTQQMMGGWLKVKQCGGDPKTWTKVYAVLKATSLFCYQRQEDVDANVEPALTIGINKETRIRASEKDPHSKGQNICISNRYGGEEVTHTLNTESREDTHSWMEAFWQHFYDMSQWKQCCDDLMKIELPSPRKPAPVTPKQGSLYHEMAPLSAPSCEGLLLQDNAVSAEIRALLSSYYNDSY from the exons GACAGCGACATTCAGAAGAAGATTGACCATGAGATCCGGATGCGAGATGGAGCCTGCAAGTTGCTGGCTGCCTGCTCACAGCGAGACCAGGCCTTGGAGGCAGCAAAGAGCCTGCAGACGTGCAGCACTCGGATCATGGCCTACATGTCGGAGCTGCAGAGGATGAAGGAAGCTCAGGTCATGCAGAATGTCCCACGCAGGTCCTCGGATGCCGGCCCGATGGACGATAGACTTCCCTGCAAAGGAAAAGTGGCAATCTCag ATCTTCGGATCCCTCTTATGTGGAAAGACACGGAGTACTTCAAGAACAAAGGAG AGCTTCATCGATGCGCTGTGTTCTGCCTGCTGCAGCTGGGAGGAGAGATCTTCGACACGGACATGGTGATAGTGGACCGGACGCTCACAGATATCTGCTTTGATAACACCATCGTCTT TAGTGAAGCCAGCCCTGGCTTTGAGCTCCGAGTTGAGCTCTAtagctgctgctcagaggaCGACTACTCTGCCGGAAGCACGCCCAGAAAACTCGCCAGCAAGTTGAGCTCCTCGCTGGGCCGATCAGCGGGAAAGAAGCTCAGAGCGGCGATGGAGCCTGGAGCTTGTAGTCCTGTTAGTAACGGAGGGGCGGCTCCTCTCCTGCTGCCGGTTCCCTCTGTGCC GGGCCCGAAGTACCACCTCTTAGCTCACACCACCCTGTCCCTGTCACACGTCCAGGACAGCTTTCGCACACATGACCTCACTATTTCAGGCAACG AGGAATGCTCCTACTGGCTGCCTCTCTACGGCAGCATGTGTTGCCGCCTCGCAGCTCAGCCGCACTGTATGACCCAGCAGATGATGGGTGGATGGTTGAAAGTTAAG CAGTGTGGAGGTGACCCTAAGACATGGACAAAAGTCTATGCCGTTCTAAAAGCAACAAGCCTTTTCTGCTACCAGCGACAGGAGGATGTGGACGCCAATGTCGAGCCTGCTTTGACCATCGGGATCAACAAG GAGACCAGGATACGCGCGTCAGAGAAGGACCCCCACAGTAAGGGTCAGAACATTTGCATCAGCAACCGATACGGAGGGGAGGAGGTCACGCACACTCTGAACACGGAGAGCCGGGAGGACACGCACAGCTGGATGGAGGCCTTCTGGCAGCATTTCTATGACATGA GTCAATGGAAGCAGTGCTGcgatgatttaatgaaaattgAACTTCCCTCTCCAAGAAAACCAGCTCCTGTCACACCAAAACAGGGCTCACTTTACCATGAAATGG CCCCTCTTTCAGCGCCCTCCTGTGAGGGTCTTCTGCTGCAGGATAACGCTGTGTCTGCTGAGATTCGTGCTCTGCTCTCGTCCTATTACAATGACAG